In one Massilia endophytica genomic region, the following are encoded:
- a CDS encoding UDP-N-acetylmuramoyl-tripeptide--D-alanyl-D-alanine ligase, with amino-acid sequence MRATLDQILGALPGARLVNGGAAFEGVSTDSRTVAQGALFVALRGEVFDAHNFLTQVAEKGAAAVVAEQLPDGWTLPAIVVPNTLTALGQIANWWRRQFQLPLIGVTGSNGKTTVKEMISAILAEAHGEEGRLATRGNLNNEIGVPLTLFRLGAQHKSGVVELGMNHPGEIGRLSAIAAPTIGMVNNAQREHQEFMHTVEAVARENGSVLAGLPADGVAVFPHADEFTPIWRELSAGRRVLTFGLSKDADVSCSYRPGDFGNQMFVTIRQDKEPLQFFVGLQAAGEHNVLNALAAVACTHAAGIPAAQIKLGLDHFAPVSGRLQKKRAANGATVIDDSYNANPDSVRAAIDVLAKADAPRVLVLGDMGEVGTQGREFHEEIAAYAASKGIEQVLVTGELARHMAGHARHFEQFDALLAAVDAAMAPQATVLIKGSRFMKMERVVQHLTGTQQDNKDNH; translated from the coding sequence ATGCGCGCTACCCTCGACCAGATCCTCGGAGCCCTGCCGGGCGCGCGGCTCGTCAATGGCGGCGCGGCCTTCGAGGGCGTGTCCACCGACAGCCGCACGGTCGCGCAGGGTGCGCTCTTCGTCGCGCTGCGCGGGGAAGTCTTCGATGCCCACAATTTCCTGACCCAGGTAGCGGAGAAGGGCGCGGCCGCTGTCGTTGCCGAGCAGTTGCCCGACGGCTGGACCCTGCCCGCCATCGTCGTTCCCAACACCCTCACGGCTCTGGGCCAGATCGCCAACTGGTGGCGCAGGCAGTTCCAGCTGCCGCTGATCGGCGTCACCGGCTCGAACGGCAAGACCACGGTCAAGGAAATGATCTCGGCCATTCTCGCGGAAGCCCATGGCGAGGAGGGCCGTCTGGCCACGCGCGGCAACCTGAATAACGAGATCGGCGTGCCGCTTACCCTGTTCCGCCTTGGCGCCCAGCACAAGTCGGGTGTGGTGGAACTGGGCATGAACCATCCCGGCGAAATTGGCCGCCTGAGCGCCATCGCCGCGCCCACCATCGGCATGGTCAACAACGCACAGCGCGAGCACCAGGAATTCATGCACACGGTGGAAGCCGTGGCGCGCGAGAACGGCAGCGTGCTGGCGGGCCTGCCTGCGGACGGCGTGGCCGTGTTCCCGCATGCGGACGAGTTCACGCCCATCTGGCGCGAGCTCTCCGCGGGCCGCCGCGTGCTGACCTTCGGCCTGAGCAAGGATGCGGATGTGAGCTGCAGCTACCGCCCGGGCGATTTCGGCAACCAGATGTTCGTCACCATCCGCCAGGACAAGGAGCCGCTGCAGTTCTTCGTGGGCCTGCAGGCTGCGGGCGAGCACAATGTGCTGAACGCGCTGGCCGCCGTGGCCTGTACCCATGCGGCGGGCATTCCGGCCGCGCAGATCAAGCTGGGCCTCGACCACTTCGCGCCCGTGAGCGGGCGCCTGCAGAAGAAGCGCGCCGCCAACGGCGCCACCGTCATCGACGACAGCTACAACGCCAACCCCGATTCCGTGCGTGCCGCCATCGACGTGCTGGCCAAGGCCGACGCCCCGCGCGTGCTGGTGCTGGGCGACATGGGCGAAGTCGGTACCCAGGGCCGCGAGTTCCACGAGGAGATCGCCGCCTACGCCGCCAGCAAAGGCATCGAGCAGGTGCTGGTCACGGGCGAACTCGCACGCCACATGGCGGGCCACGCCCGGCATTTCGAACAGTTCGACGCGCTCCTGGCCGCAGTGGATGCAGCCATGGCGCCGCAAGCCACCGTGTTGATCAAGGGCTCCCGCTTCATGAAGATGGAACGGGTCGTGCAGCATCTGACGGGAACGCAACAGGATAACAAGGACAACCACTAA
- the mraY gene encoding phospho-N-acetylmuramoyl-pentapeptide-transferase, which produces MLLWLAQFLQDDIGAFRVFNFITFRAVFATITALIIGLVAGPAVIRKLTAMKYGQAVRTDGPQTHLKKHGTPTMGGVLLLIAIGVSTVLWCDWSNRLIWPVMVVTIGFGLVGWVDDYRKVVRQDPEGMRSAEKYFWQSLVGIGAALYLAFSVSAPTPVEVLNLFWAWVQSGFSMDLPPKADLIVPFFKTISYPLGVWGFIALTYCVIVGASNAVNFTDGLDGLAIMPTVMVGSALGLFAYLTGSATYSKYLFIPHIPGAGELIIFCGAMAGAGLAFLWYNTHPAQVFMGDVGALALGGALGTIAVIVRQEIVLFIMGGIFVAETLSVIIQVGWFKYTKKRYGAGRRVFLMAPLHHHFEQKGWKETQVVVRFWIITMMLVLIGLSTLKLR; this is translated from the coding sequence ATGCTGCTCTGGCTCGCACAATTCCTGCAGGACGATATCGGCGCCTTCCGCGTCTTCAACTTCATCACCTTCCGCGCGGTGTTCGCCACCATCACGGCGCTGATCATCGGCCTGGTCGCAGGCCCCGCCGTGATCCGCAAGCTCACCGCCATGAAATACGGCCAGGCCGTGCGTACCGACGGTCCGCAGACCCACCTGAAGAAGCACGGCACCCCCACCATGGGCGGCGTGCTGCTTCTGATCGCCATCGGTGTATCCACCGTTCTCTGGTGCGACTGGTCCAACCGCCTGATCTGGCCCGTGATGGTGGTGACCATTGGCTTCGGCCTGGTGGGCTGGGTGGACGACTACCGCAAGGTGGTGCGCCAGGACCCGGAGGGCATGCGCTCGGCCGAAAAATACTTCTGGCAGTCGCTGGTGGGCATCGGGGCCGCGCTGTACCTGGCCTTCTCCGTTTCGGCGCCCACGCCGGTGGAAGTGCTCAACTTGTTCTGGGCATGGGTGCAGTCCGGCTTCTCCATGGACCTGCCGCCGAAGGCCGACCTGATCGTCCCCTTCTTCAAGACCATCAGCTATCCGCTGGGCGTCTGGGGCTTCATCGCACTGACCTACTGCGTGATCGTGGGCGCTTCGAACGCCGTGAACTTTACCGACGGCCTGGATGGCCTGGCCATCATGCCGACCGTGATGGTGGGTTCGGCCCTGGGCCTGTTCGCCTACCTCACCGGCAGCGCCACCTACTCGAAATACCTGTTCATTCCGCATATTCCGGGCGCGGGCGAGTTGATCATCTTCTGCGGCGCCATGGCGGGCGCGGGCCTGGCCTTCCTCTGGTATAACACCCACCCCGCGCAGGTCTTCATGGGCGACGTGGGCGCGCTGGCACTGGGCGGCGCGCTCGGCACCATCGCCGTCATTGTGCGCCAGGAGATCGTGCTCTTCATCATGGGCGGCATCTTCGTTGCCGAAACCCTGTCCGTGATCATCCAGGTTGGCTGGTTCAAATACACGAAGAAGCGTTATGGGGCGGGCCGCCGCGTCTTCCTCATGGCGCCGCTGCACCACCATTTCGAACAGAAGGGATGGAAGGAAACGCAGGTCGTCGTGCGTTTCTGGATCATCACCATGATGCTGGTCCTGATCGGCCTCTCTACCCTGAAGCTGCGTTGA
- the murD gene encoding UDP-N-acetylmuramoyl-L-alanine--D-glutamate ligase — translation MIYNGKIALVLGLGESGLAMAQWLARCGALLRVADTRPVPDRLPALREALPGTQFVSGPFTAALLDGVDFVAVSPGLAPQRELAEIIPAAAEKNIPVWGEIELFAQALTWLKEDRTYEPKVIAITGTNGKTTVTTLTGQLCERAGKTVRVAGNISPAALDVLREAMDEETLPQVWVLELSSFQLHTTYSLQPDAATVLNVTQDHLDWHGDMQAYANDKARIFGEETVRVLNRDDAWVMRMSNPTGENISFGTDEPVLADSFGLVNERGIFWLSTAEPTEEVEKKKRRKNDPPPPPVECHVKKLMPADALQIRGTHNASNALAALALCRAIGLPFAPLLHGLREYKGQPHRVELVASINAVDYYDDSKGTNVGATVAALNGLGKSFGSPDQRLVLIAGGDGKGQEFDPLADPVSRYVRAVMLIGRDAPAIRAALADTGVPMEDFPTLEEAVRRAASLAQGGDGVLLSPACASLDMFKNYAHRAQVFIDTVRELARDAGQEI, via the coding sequence ATGATCTATAACGGCAAAATCGCGCTGGTACTCGGGCTGGGTGAATCCGGCCTGGCGATGGCACAGTGGCTCGCCCGCTGTGGCGCGCTGCTGCGCGTTGCCGATACGCGTCCCGTGCCGGACCGCCTGCCTGCGTTGCGCGAGGCGCTGCCGGGTACGCAGTTCGTGTCCGGACCGTTCACTGCCGCCCTGCTGGACGGCGTGGACTTTGTTGCCGTGAGCCCCGGCCTGGCGCCGCAGCGCGAGCTGGCAGAGATTATTCCTGCAGCGGCTGAAAAGAATATTCCCGTGTGGGGCGAGATCGAGCTGTTCGCCCAGGCACTGACGTGGCTGAAGGAAGACCGCACTTACGAGCCGAAAGTCATCGCCATCACGGGCACGAACGGCAAGACCACCGTCACCACCCTCACCGGGCAGCTGTGCGAGCGCGCCGGGAAAACGGTTCGCGTGGCAGGCAATATCAGCCCCGCAGCGCTGGACGTGCTGCGCGAGGCCATGGACGAAGAGACCCTGCCGCAGGTCTGGGTGCTCGAACTCTCCAGCTTCCAGCTGCACACCACCTACAGCCTGCAGCCCGACGCGGCCACCGTGCTGAACGTGACCCAGGACCACCTGGACTGGCACGGCGACATGCAGGCATACGCCAACGACAAGGCGCGCATCTTCGGCGAAGAGACCGTTCGTGTGCTGAACCGCGACGACGCCTGGGTGATGCGCATGTCCAACCCCACAGGCGAAAACATCAGCTTCGGCACGGACGAACCGGTGCTGGCGGACAGCTTCGGCCTGGTGAACGAGCGCGGCATCTTCTGGCTGTCCACCGCCGAGCCCACCGAGGAAGTGGAAAAGAAGAAGCGCCGCAAAAACGATCCGCCGCCACCGCCGGTCGAATGCCATGTGAAGAAGCTGATGCCTGCGGACGCATTGCAGATCCGCGGCACGCACAACGCATCCAACGCGCTGGCCGCGCTGGCGCTGTGCCGCGCCATCGGCCTGCCGTTCGCTCCACTGCTGCACGGCCTGCGCGAGTACAAGGGCCAGCCCCACCGCGTGGAGCTGGTGGCCTCGATCAATGCCGTGGACTACTACGACGACAGTAAAGGCACCAACGTGGGCGCAACCGTCGCCGCGCTGAATGGCCTGGGCAAGAGCTTCGGCAGCCCGGACCAGCGCCTTGTGCTGATCGCGGGTGGCGACGGCAAGGGCCAGGAGTTCGATCCCCTGGCCGACCCCGTGTCGCGCTATGTGCGCGCGGTGATGCTGATCGGCCGCGATGCGCCTGCCATCCGCGCGGCGCTGGCCGATACCGGCGTGCCGATGGAAGATTTCCCCACGCTGGAGGAAGCCGTGAGGCGCGCGGCCTCGCTCGCGCAGGGCGGCGACGGCGTGTTGCTGTCGCCCGCGTGCGCCAGCCTGGACATGTTCAAGAACTACGCGCACCGCGCGCAGGTGTTCATCGACACCGTGCGTGAACTGGCGCGGGACGCGGGGCAGGAGATCTGA
- the ftsW gene encoding putative lipid II flippase FtsW: MAFQIPFKFGGSEAPAPIDSRARQSKMMEYDQPLVWVVLLLMLLGMVMVYSASIALPDSPKFAAYTSTYFLNRQAIFIAISALVAAFVFRVPVATLQKASPYLFIATLVLLVLVLIPGIGIVVNGGRRWLPFRLGQPSEVMKLVMVLYAADYTVRKQEYMHKLTKGFLPMALAVSFVGLLLLLEPDLGAFGVIVCIAMGILFLGGVNAIWFGGIGAMLVTIFVSIIALSKFRRDRFFAYLNPWDEDNALNKAYQLTHSLIAFGRGELTGVGLGGSVEKLHYLPEAHTDFLLAVIGEELGLAGVLVVIALFYWIVKRAFDIGRQAIAIDQTFAGLVAKGIGIWIGVQTFINMGVNLGLLPTKGLTLPLMSYGGSGVLINCVGLAILLRIDYENRVLMRGGRI; this comes from the coding sequence ATGGCCTTCCAGATCCCCTTCAAGTTCGGCGGCTCCGAGGCCCCAGCGCCCATCGACAGCCGCGCGCGCCAGTCGAAGATGATGGAATACGACCAGCCCCTGGTCTGGGTGGTGCTGCTGCTTATGCTGCTCGGTATGGTGATGGTGTATTCGGCCTCCATCGCGCTGCCGGATTCACCGAAATTCGCCGCCTACACCAGCACCTACTTCCTGAACCGCCAGGCCATCTTCATCGCCATTTCGGCGCTGGTGGCGGCCTTCGTCTTCCGCGTTCCGGTAGCGACGCTGCAGAAGGCCTCGCCCTATCTTTTCATCGCCACCCTGGTGCTGCTGGTGCTGGTGCTGATCCCCGGTATCGGCATCGTGGTGAACGGCGGCCGCCGCTGGCTGCCTTTCCGCCTTGGCCAGCCCTCCGAAGTCATGAAGCTGGTGATGGTGCTGTACGCAGCCGACTACACGGTGCGCAAGCAGGAATACATGCACAAGCTGACCAAGGGCTTCCTGCCCATGGCGCTGGCGGTGAGCTTCGTGGGCCTGCTGCTGTTGCTGGAGCCGGACCTGGGCGCTTTCGGCGTGATCGTCTGCATCGCCATGGGCATTCTTTTCCTGGGCGGCGTGAACGCCATCTGGTTCGGCGGCATTGGCGCCATGCTGGTGACGATCTTCGTTTCCATCATCGCGCTCTCCAAGTTCCGCCGCGACCGTTTCTTCGCCTACCTGAATCCGTGGGACGAAGACAATGCCCTGAACAAGGCCTACCAGCTGACGCACTCCCTCATCGCCTTCGGACGTGGAGAGCTGACGGGCGTCGGCCTGGGCGGCAGCGTCGAGAAGCTGCACTACCTGCCGGAAGCGCATACCGACTTCCTGCTCGCCGTCATCGGCGAAGAGCTGGGCCTCGCGGGTGTGCTGGTGGTGATCGCGCTGTTCTACTGGATCGTGAAGCGCGCCTTCGACATCGGCCGCCAGGCCATTGCCATCGACCAGACCTTCGCGGGCCTGGTGGCGAAAGGCATCGGCATCTGGATCGGCGTGCAGACCTTCATCAATATGGGCGTGAACCTCGGCCTGCTGCCGACCAAGGGCCTGACCCTGCCTCTGATGAGCTATGGCGGTTCCGGTGTGCTGATCAACTGCGTCGGCCTCGCCATCCTGCTGCGCATCGACTACGAGAACCGTGTGCTGATGCGGGGAGGGCGGATATGA
- the murG gene encoding undecaprenyldiphospho-muramoylpentapeptide beta-N-acetylglucosaminyltransferase, translating into MKRLMIMAAGTGGHIFPGLAIAQTMRERGWEVSWLGTSHGMEKDLVPKSGIAMDTINFSGMRGKGLAHTVSGMFKMLGAFADCYGFLGRRKPDVVLGMGGYVTVPGGVVAKLRGTPLVLVNADAALLLSNKTLTPVASRVCFGFPADFGAAAGKAVVTGNPVRAEILALPEPQHRFAGREGVLRILVVGGSLGAKALNDALPAALALIPEAERPVVTHQSGKKNIDALRAAYEQAGVKANVVDFIDDMAGAYASADLVICRAGAITVSELTATGVASVLVPLVASTTSHQRDNAQWMAKQNASIHMPQTELNPQAVATMLQTLTRGACLNMAVAARTVGKRDSNEAIAKVLEELA; encoded by the coding sequence ATGAAGCGCCTGATGATCATGGCGGCGGGCACCGGCGGCCACATCTTCCCCGGCCTGGCGATTGCGCAGACCATGCGCGAGCGCGGCTGGGAGGTAAGCTGGCTGGGCACCTCGCACGGCATGGAAAAGGACCTGGTTCCGAAGAGCGGCATCGCCATGGACACCATCAACTTCAGCGGCATGCGCGGCAAGGGCCTGGCGCATACGGTGTCCGGCATGTTCAAGATGCTGGGCGCCTTCGCCGACTGCTACGGCTTCCTCGGCCGCCGCAAGCCGGATGTGGTGCTGGGCATGGGCGGCTACGTGACCGTGCCGGGCGGCGTGGTGGCCAAGCTGCGCGGAACGCCGCTCGTGCTGGTGAATGCGGATGCGGCCTTGCTCCTGTCGAACAAGACGCTGACGCCGGTGGCCTCGCGCGTGTGCTTCGGCTTCCCGGCCGATTTCGGCGCGGCAGCGGGCAAGGCGGTCGTCACGGGCAACCCGGTGCGCGCCGAGATCCTTGCGCTGCCCGAGCCGCAGCACCGCTTCGCGGGCCGCGAGGGCGTGCTGCGCATCCTGGTTGTTGGCGGCAGCCTCGGCGCCAAGGCGCTGAACGACGCGCTGCCCGCGGCGCTGGCACTGATTCCGGAAGCGGAACGCCCCGTGGTCACTCACCAGTCGGGCAAGAAGAATATCGACGCCCTGCGCGCCGCCTACGAGCAGGCGGGCGTGAAGGCGAACGTGGTGGACTTCATCGACGACATGGCGGGAGCCTACGCGTCGGCGGATCTCGTGATCTGCCGTGCGGGCGCCATTACCGTATCCGAGCTGACGGCGACAGGCGTTGCAAGCGTGCTGGTGCCGCTGGTCGCATCCACCACCAGCCACCAGCGCGACAACGCGCAGTGGATGGCGAAGCAGAATGCATCGATTCACATGCCGCAAACGGAACTGAATCCACAGGCCGTCGCGACCATGCTGCAAACGCTGACGCGCGGCGCCTGCCTGAATATGGCGGTGGCAGCGCGCACGGTCGGCAAGCGCGATTCGAACGAGGCCATCGCAAAAGTACTGGAAGAACTGGCATGA
- the murC gene encoding UDP-N-acetylmuramate--L-alanine ligase, whose product MKHKVKNIHFVGIGGSGMSGIAEVLLTLGYSISGSDLGSNAVTQRLADMGARVFQGHAAENIGDADAVVTSTAVKDDNPEVLAARSRKVPIVPRAVMLGELMRLKRGIAIAGTHGKTTTTSLVASVLAAGGLDPTFVIGGRLTAAGANAKLGSGEYLVAEADESDASFLNLAPMIEVITNIDADHMETYEHDFEKLKQAFVHFTHRLPFYGRAMLCIDDPHVRSIIPQVTKPVTTYGFSEEAEVRAVNARAVGTQMHFTVLQEGYPDLDVVLNQPGMHNVQNACSAVAIAREIGVPDEATQEGLAGFAGVGRRFTKYGDIDIPSGGKFTLVDDFGHHPIETEVTLAAARAAYPGRRLVLAFQPHRYTRTRDLFEDFAKVLSSVDVLVLADVYAAGEQPIVAADGRSLAHAIRARGKTEPVFVENIADMPETIMNVVRDGDVVLTMGAGSISGVPAKLTAYKKA is encoded by the coding sequence ATGAAACACAAGGTCAAGAACATTCACTTCGTCGGCATTGGCGGCAGCGGCATGAGCGGCATCGCCGAGGTGCTGCTGACGCTCGGCTACAGCATCAGCGGCTCCGACCTGGGCAGCAATGCCGTGACGCAGCGCCTGGCCGACATGGGCGCCAGGGTGTTCCAGGGCCATGCGGCGGAGAATATCGGCGACGCCGACGCCGTGGTGACTTCCACCGCCGTGAAGGACGACAATCCCGAAGTGCTGGCAGCCCGCAGCCGCAAGGTTCCCATCGTGCCCCGCGCCGTGATGCTGGGTGAGCTGATGCGCCTGAAGCGCGGCATTGCCATCGCTGGCACCCATGGCAAGACGACCACCACCAGCCTGGTGGCCTCGGTACTGGCGGCCGGCGGCCTCGATCCCACCTTCGTGATCGGCGGCCGCCTGACGGCTGCAGGCGCGAACGCGAAACTGGGCTCGGGCGAATACCTGGTGGCCGAGGCGGACGAATCGGATGCTTCCTTCCTCAACCTCGCCCCCATGATCGAAGTCATCACGAACATCGATGCCGATCACATGGAAACCTACGAGCACGATTTCGAGAAGCTGAAGCAGGCCTTCGTCCACTTCACGCACCGTCTGCCGTTCTACGGCCGGGCCATGCTGTGCATCGACGATCCGCACGTGCGCAGCATCATCCCGCAGGTGACCAAGCCGGTGACGACCTACGGCTTCAGCGAAGAGGCTGAAGTGCGCGCCGTGAATGCGCGCGCCGTCGGCACGCAGATGCACTTCACCGTGCTGCAGGAGGGCTATCCGGACCTGGACGTGGTGCTGAACCAGCCCGGCATGCACAACGTGCAGAACGCCTGCTCGGCCGTCGCCATCGCCCGCGAAATCGGCGTACCGGACGAAGCCACCCAGGAAGGCCTGGCGGGCTTCGCAGGCGTTGGCCGCCGCTTCACCAAATACGGCGACATCGATATTCCATCCGGCGGCAAGTTCACGCTGGTGGACGATTTCGGCCACCACCCGATTGAAACGGAAGTGACGCTGGCAGCGGCCCGCGCGGCCTATCCCGGCCGCCGCCTGGTGCTGGCTTTCCAGCCGCACCGCTACACCCGTACGCGCGACCTGTTCGAGGACTTTGCAAAAGTGCTCAGCTCTGTCGACGTGCTGGTGCTGGCCGACGTTTATGCAGCGGGCGAGCAGCCGATTGTGGCTGCGGACGGCCGCTCCCTGGCGCACGCGATCCGCGCGCGCGGCAAGACCGAACCGGTATTCGTCGAAAACATCGCGGATATGCCGGAAACGATTATGAACGTGGTGCGCGACGGCGACGTGGTGCTCACGATGGGCGCAGGCTCGATCAGCGGCGTCCCGGCGAAACTGACTGCATACAAGAAGGCTTGA
- a CDS encoding D-alanine--D-alanine ligase yields MNQISQQEAKAFGKVGVLFGGRSAERDVSIMSGTGVLKALQSQGIDAHAFDPAERSLAELAAEKFDRVFIALHGRFGEDGSIQGALELLGIPYTGSGVMASSVGMDKITTKILWLSEGLPTPRYAVLDAKSDLDKIASDLGLPLIVKPPHEGSTIGITKVNAAAEFRKAYDTAAALDDAVLAEEFVTGREFTVAVLGSGADARALPVVEIVAPEGNYDYQNKYFTDDTKYFCPPQLDEAIQAEMRRIAVAAYRSVGCEGWGRVDVLLRVADNKPFLLEVNTSPGMTSHSLVPMAGRAAGMSYEELCVEILRTARLKMKA; encoded by the coding sequence GTGAACCAGATCTCTCAACAGGAAGCGAAGGCATTCGGCAAGGTGGGCGTGCTGTTCGGCGGCCGCTCCGCCGAGCGCGACGTGTCCATCATGTCCGGCACCGGCGTGCTGAAAGCCCTGCAAAGCCAGGGTATCGACGCACACGCCTTCGATCCGGCCGAACGCTCGCTGGCCGAACTGGCGGCGGAAAAATTCGACCGCGTGTTTATCGCGCTGCACGGCCGCTTCGGCGAAGACGGCAGCATCCAGGGCGCGCTGGAGCTGCTGGGCATTCCCTATACCGGCAGCGGCGTCATGGCCAGCTCTGTGGGCATGGACAAGATCACCACCAAGATCCTGTGGCTGAGCGAAGGCCTGCCCACGCCGCGCTACGCCGTGCTGGATGCGAAGTCGGACCTGGACAAGATTGCCTCCGACCTGGGCCTGCCCCTGATCGTGAAGCCGCCGCACGAAGGTTCGACCATCGGCATCACCAAGGTGAACGCGGCCGCCGAATTCCGTAAGGCCTACGACACCGCCGCCGCCCTGGACGATGCCGTTCTGGCCGAGGAGTTCGTGACGGGCCGCGAGTTCACCGTCGCCGTGCTGGGTTCGGGCGCCGATGCGCGTGCGCTGCCGGTGGTGGAGATCGTGGCGCCGGAAGGCAATTACGACTACCAGAACAAGTACTTCACGGACGACACCAAGTATTTCTGCCCGCCGCAGCTGGACGAAGCGATTCAGGCCGAGATGCGCCGTATCGCCGTGGCGGCCTACCGCTCCGTGGGCTGCGAAGGCTGGGGGCGCGTCGACGTGCTGCTGCGCGTGGCGGATAACAAGCCTTTCCTGCTGGAGGTGAATACCTCGCCCGGCATGACCAGCCATTCGCTGGTGCCGATGGCGGGCCGCGCCGCGGGAATGAGCTATGAAGAGCTGTGCGTGGAAATCCTGCGCACCGCGCGTTTGAAGATGAAGGCCTAA
- a CDS encoding cell division protein FtsQ/DivIB, with amino-acid sequence MWQDAKALNATANGIFALALLACVAGGVWWLAQRPVFDLRTIKVEAIGKEDLKHVNLLTLRNGTQGRIRGNFFTANLDSVRQVFESVPWVRRATVRREWPDQLIVEVEEHEALGTWGEDGRLLSVKGDVFTANLAEAEEDHELPEFSGPDGSEKEVLARYGELRKWFAAIDLAPEGLSLSSRYAWTVKLDNGMSVALGREQTPSMLKERVDRLVGIWPQLASRVPNIETVDMRYQNGLALSATGLKIPAEKPHK; translated from the coding sequence ATGTGGCAGGACGCAAAGGCCCTCAACGCAACCGCCAACGGCATCTTCGCCCTGGCGCTGCTGGCCTGCGTCGCCGGTGGGGTGTGGTGGCTGGCGCAGCGTCCCGTATTCGACCTGCGCACCATCAAGGTGGAGGCGATCGGCAAGGAAGACCTGAAGCACGTGAACCTGCTCACGCTGCGCAACGGCACGCAGGGACGGATTCGCGGGAACTTCTTCACCGCGAACCTGGACAGTGTGCGCCAGGTGTTCGAGTCCGTGCCCTGGGTGCGGCGCGCCACGGTGCGGCGGGAATGGCCGGACCAGCTGATCGTGGAGGTGGAGGAACACGAGGCGCTGGGCACCTGGGGTGAGGATGGAAGGCTGCTGTCGGTGAAGGGCGATGTGTTTACCGCCAACCTGGCAGAAGCGGAAGAGGATCACGAGCTGCCGGAGTTTTCCGGGCCGGACGGCAGCGAGAAGGAAGTGCTGGCGCGATACGGCGAACTGCGCAAGTGGTTTGCGGCCATCGACCTGGCGCCCGAAGGCCTGTCGCTGTCCAGCCGCTATGCCTGGACGGTGAAGCTGGACAACGGCATGAGCGTGGCGCTGGGCCGCGAGCAGACGCCGAGCATGCTGAAGGAAAGGGTGGACCGGCTGGTGGGGATCTGGCCCCAGCTGGCGAGCCGGGTGCCGAATATCGAGACCGTCGATATGCGGTACCAGAACGGATTGGCACTGAGCGCAACGGGATTGAAGATACCGGCTGAAAAGCCGCATAAATAA
- the ftsA gene encoding cell division protein FtsA — protein sequence MTKDAKNLIVGLDIGTSKVVAVVAEVMGDGRHEVIGLGQHESKGLKKGVVVNIEATVESIQRALEEAELMADCKIRNVYAGIAGSHIRSFNSSGMVAIKDKEVTATDVARVIETAKAVNIPTDQQLLHTVPQEFIVDSQEDVREPIGMSGIRLEVKVHIVTGAVSAVQNIVKCVRRCGLEVSDLILQPMASADAVLTPDEKELGVVLIDIGGGTTDVAVFSDGAIRHTAVIPIAGDQITNDIAMALRTPTSEAEEIKIRYGVAKQVLADPGEHLEVPGLGDRGPRNLSRQALAAVIEPRVEELFAMVHQVVRESGYEGVLSSGIVLTGGTAIMPGMVEMAEDIFLKPARLGTPDYRGQLADVVRSPRYATVLGLLLEAKKQYLRGHIVTRQDGSVKAVWQRMKEWFLGNF from the coding sequence ATGACAAAAGACGCTAAAAACCTGATCGTCGGACTCGACATCGGCACCTCCAAAGTGGTGGCCGTTGTGGCCGAAGTGATGGGCGATGGCCGCCACGAAGTGATTGGCCTGGGCCAGCACGAATCCAAAGGCCTGAAGAAGGGCGTGGTGGTCAACATCGAAGCGACGGTCGAATCGATCCAGCGCGCGCTCGAAGAAGCGGAACTCATGGCCGACTGCAAGATCCGCAACGTGTATGCGGGCATTGCGGGCAGCCATATCCGCAGCTTCAATTCCAGCGGCATGGTGGCGATCAAGGACAAGGAAGTCACGGCGACCGACGTGGCGCGCGTCATCGAAACGGCGAAGGCGGTGAACATCCCCACCGACCAGCAGCTGCTGCACACCGTGCCGCAGGAGTTCATCGTGGACAGCCAGGAAGATGTGCGCGAGCCGATCGGCATGAGCGGCATCCGCCTGGAAGTGAAGGTGCACATTGTCACCGGCGCCGTGAGCGCCGTGCAGAACATCGTCAAGTGCGTGCGCCGCTGCGGCCTGGAAGTGTCGGACCTGATCCTGCAGCCCATGGCATCGGCCGACGCCGTGCTCACGCCGGACGAGAAGGAACTGGGCGTGGTGCTGATCGACATCGGCGGCGGCACCACCGACGTTGCCGTGTTCTCGGATGGCGCCATCCGCCACACGGCCGTGATCCCGATTGCGGGCGACCAGATCACCAACGACATCGCCATGGCGCTGCGCACGCCGACGTCGGAGGCCGAAGAGATCAAGATCCGCTACGGCGTGGCCAAGCAGGTGCTGGCCGACCCGGGCGAACACCTGGAAGTGCCGGGCCTGGGCGACCGCGGTCCGCGCAACCTTTCGCGCCAGGCGCTGGCGGCGGTGATCGAGCCGCGCGTGGAGGAGCTGTTCGCCATGGTGCACCAGGTGGTGCGCGAGTCCGGCTACGAGGGCGTGCTGTCCTCGGGCATCGTGCTCACTGGCGGCACGGCCATCATGCCGGGCATGGTGGAAATGGCGGAAGACATTTTCCTGAAACCGGCGCGCCTCGGCACGCCGGACTATCGCGGCCAGCTCGCGGACGTGGTGCGCAGCCCGCGCTACGCCACCGTGCTTGGCCTGCTGCTGGAAGCGAAGAAGCAATACCTGCGCGGGCACATCGTCACGCGCCAGGACGGGTCCGTGAAAGCGGTGTGGCAGCGCATGAAGGAATGGTTCCTCGGGAATTTCTGA